The nucleotide window aaggatcggaaaagtcgcctacagactcgaactaccggaggaacttactaacgtccacccgactttccgtGTGTCAAACcaccgaaagtgcctggctgagcatgatttaattgtaccgctcgatgacctccaaataaacgaaacactgcacttcgtggaaaagcctgttgaagtcatggatcgccaaaccaagcagctcaggcgctcgcgcattcctatcgtgaaggtccgatgggaaggcaaacgaggcacaGAGTTCACTtaggaactcgaaagcgacatgaaggcgaagtacccgcagttgtttacgtgaaagtctagagagagaaagttcccCAAAGTGATAACACGGTGTTGTACATCTtccggcctaatttcgggacgaaattccctaaacaaggggaggctgtaacaccccgtgttttcgaaagtcaaagtcaagattgaagtcaaaggaagaaaagatcgctaattgcgatctgtcactccttgctcaattactgttttgacttctttgactgtagttagtctattttatgtttttacgttagttgtattatggagtaattaattacaatcgaagtaatcgaagtatatttcCCAATACGAACCgttttacgactgtgaataataggaagtaacaatgcgataaagtcaattaaacgaTAATCGAACTAATCTGATCATCATCGAACTCGCAACTCGAAATACGCATTTATGGttactgttatacgtgtgtgtgtgccttatgtgttacatgtgcatgtttatttatgataTATGTGGAAATCAATCGAATCGCGATCCAAACTCAACCACAATCGAACACAActgaaatcgaattatgataattagtggagaaatGATAGTGCTCGATATGAGTAgttaggattaaaagtaatttgaataggaaactctatagCATTCgcatcaatcgcaatcgaaatcaaaatatcaaaatcatcacaccaaacactcgaatcaggcagctgatcgatcaggctaccagccgatcaaacagccagccgatcggactgctgtccgatcgtgctgcctgaccgatcggccaacactttcctcatttggcatcctataaataccccttgtcactctcaaactttctacttttggaaacctctgaccgaccagctcgtgctctccacaccttttctcagatttctcacgattccggtaagatctcgtcctaaatcttgtactttcgtgatctacacgcactcctacacctttatatcttaacttttaaccgtgaaatcatcaagattcaagcgttctaggatgatgtcatcatggtgttcttgaagagcTTCAtgctttggcctcaatccaccaagaataacttggatctaaccgatttctaCATAAACAAATGAAGATCTTtcacagatctaaacatattcacggtgaaaaggattgaaagatggttttccaactttctttcaactcttttacactcaatgtcttcaaaatcggtagaaacggagcttgtgccaacttgctaatcattccggtggttgcgtggcctaagatccggattctatccacgaggttcaccgatccatcgacacttgtttccgttttacaCATTGCTTATCGTTACaatatcgaactattcaggctaaccttactctcaagcgctcccttcaatccatcaaccgctgtgagtatactcgatccctttttgctttatgcacttttgggtgttacataagttacatatacgaaatcacatcgaacacactacgcaatacttttaaacactaaccgttaccgcatgttatacgtgacttaatgaatgcttgtttgttatgtttacacatggaatgctgtctacctgccttaacgacgatagtactatagtttggactcagcacccgttcacacgggggttgttaaggacaattacttgcatggattacggtggtaatcatgtattgcgaactgcctcgggcagtcaacccacagtcattggtatcgatagattcatgtcgataactaacatgcatcgttttcctctgtgtacgtgctggttatgcgtaaactatttcgaactctatatgctattatcaaacttgtatgctcacctttacattttatgcattgactttattttaacgtatgtgacaggtgtttaagacgattatctgctaggaaagcgaggctagaataaagctctagagtccaacaaatagttgtctgtagtaattaaatcaagggtctctagaagcagataaacaattgctatatttaaatctgagttttcggaacagaattacttccCTAGATTTTTGTTACGAACCAAATCGTTAACCAATTGATCCAAAGAAAATAGGTAAGAACTTGAGAGAATTTAGAGAATTTTGGAAGTGACTAATTCATATTTTTCATTCATAATTCATCTCATAGAATTTTGAGGCTTATAAATAGCCTTACAATTAAACACATGACAAATAAAAAACTACCCACTATTAACCTATCCACTACTAGTTTACTAAAAAATAGGAAATGCAAAACAACTACTAAAAAATAAAAGGAATTGCAAATTAGAGATGCACGTTTACTGCTCACATGCATATTCATGGGTTTCATGGGTTAACATCGTGGGTTAACAGAAGGCACACATCAATCCACCCCACTCGAATTCACCTTGTCCTCAAGGTGACACCGGAATAGACTTGGTCATGCGCCATGGCGGTCGCCACTCGAATCTCCCGATCGTATTCGGAGAGGTATTAGCTAATCGCCACGGTGGACGCCACTCGCGTTTCCCGGTTGCACTGTCAATATTAAACAAGTCATCACTTGATGGATCTTTTAAATCTGCTTCTTTTGTTGATGGTGTGGGTGTACGTTTCGATGCGGACTTGGTGGTTAAGGGGACTTTTTTCGGTGGTGGATAAAAAAGGGTTGGTTTCGGTAAAGACGATGCCGATTTTCGGGCTGATGTCGTTACAGCAACACGTACGGATTTAGGAACCGGTACAAGTGAGGGTGTTTGGGCAGTTTTTAGTGGTAAGGCAGGTGGTGTTATTATTGCGGAAGCGGGTGATGGTTGTTCAGTAGCGGaagttggtggtggtgatgcgGAAGCGGGTGAGGGTAGAGGTGTAGAAAAAATGGGTGAAGTTGCCCATCTCCGGGACTCGTTTTTGAGAAGATCGATCATCTCAGCAATCGTTGATATGATTCGATCCAATGACTCGTTCCATTCGTGAGCGTCCATGAGGGGATCAAGaccgctctgataccaactgttaCGAACCAAATCGTTAACCAATTGATCCAAAGAAAATAGGTAAGAACTTGAGAGAATTTAGAGAATTTTGGAAGTGACT belongs to Helianthus annuus cultivar XRQ/B chromosome 5, HanXRQr2.0-SUNRISE, whole genome shotgun sequence and includes:
- the LOC110943560 gene encoding mucin-7-like, whose amino-acid sequence is MDAHEWNESLDRIISTIAEMIDLLKNESRRWATSPIFSTPLPSPASASPPPTSATEQPSPASAIITPPALPLKTAQTPSLVPVPKSVRVAVTTSARKSASSLPKPTLFYPPPKKVPLTTKSASKRTPTPSTKEADLKDPSSDDLFNIDSATGKREWRPPWRLANTSPNTIGRFEWRPPWRMTKSIPVSP